CATCGTAGATTCTGTTGAAATCTCCAACGGAGATGATGTTTGGTGCTTCTCTTTACTCGTCGATGTTCTCCTCCAGTTCCGTCCATTCCATCACCGTGAATGTTCAGATTATTTTATTTTGTTGTTTCTGTGAATTCAATTCCTTCGATTAGAATCGAAAATTTTGTTTTGATGATGAGATGTGACTCTGTTATTAATCTCCTCTCTTTGTCTCTCTTATTACATCGGTTGGTTCGATCTTAATATTCGTATGTTGTTGTCCAGATTCCAAACCTCTTTGTTATTGAAAGAGCCGCGAGAGAAAGAGAGGTATGTATCTTTCTGTGTCTCTGATTCAGTATCTCCTTGATCCAATAAGTTTATTGAGCTTATCGGTTTTGTAGGAACTCCATAGAGAGAGAGGAAGAACATAGTAGCTACATTGGTTAGTCTTTTATCCCTTTTTCCCTTACTCTGATTTTGTTTCAGGTTAAATAAGTCATATGTTAGTTTGGTTTCTATTTCATGATTAATTTCGAGTCTGGATCAAGTTAGTTTGGTTTCTCTATATGCTTTAATGTCGGGTCTGTAGTATGGTTTCTCGAGTCTGGATCAAGTTAGTTTGTTGTTGTATTGATCTGTATAATATATCTCTTAATGTTTATTGCTTTATGTTGTATTTGCTTTTGCTTTGTCTCGTGTTGTTGTATTGTGTATCTCGGGTTGTATTCGTCTTTATAATATATTACATAGTTGCTTCCTTGTGTATCTCTCTTTGCTTTGATCAGTTGTTGTTGTATTGGTCTGTATAATATATCTCTTACATTGTTGTATTGTGTATCTCGGGTTGTATTCGTCTTTATAATATATTACATAGTTGCTTCCTTGTGTATCTCTCTTTGCTTTGATCAGTTGTTGTTGTATTGGTCTGTATAATATATCTCTTACATTGTTGTATTGTGTATCTCGGGTTGTATTCGTCTTTATAATATATTACATAGTTGCTTCCTTGTGTATCTCTCTTTGCTTTGATCAGTTGTTGTTGTATTGGTCTGTATAATATATCTCTTACATTGTTGTATTGTGTATCTCGGGTTGTATTCGTCTTTATAATATATTACATAGTTGCTTCCTTGTGTATCTCTCTTTGCTTTGATCAGTTGTTGTTGTATTGGTCTGTATAATATATCTCTTACATTGTTGTATTGTGTATCTCGGGTTGCTTTGATCAGTTGTTGCTGTATTGTGTATCTCGTGAGTCATGTGACATAAGAAGCCAAGAGATGATATTGGTATGTTTCACTCACTCATAAAGCTTGTCACTGATGCTTACGATTGTAACTCATAAAGCTATTGCTTTTGCAGGTGGAGCCAACAAACGACAGTAGCAACATGTGACACCAACAAACGACAGTAGCGACATGTGACAACAAAAGCAAGTTGTGACTCCTTTTTATTTTTTTATAAGCTTAGCCATTTCACTTAAAGAGTGCATAAGTTGTATTTGTCTTCCGAGTGTAAGCAAGTTGTATTCCTCTTCCGAGTGTAAAAGAACAAGTGTGTGTTCTTTTTGTTTTTCTTACCATTTGCAAGTTGTGTGATATAGAACAAGCTTTGCAAGTTGTGTGATATAGAACAAGCTTTGCAAGTTGTGTGATATAGAACAAGCTTTGCAAGTTGTGTGATATAGAACAAGCTTTGCAAGTTGTGTGATATAGAACAAGCTTTGCAAGTTGTGTGATATAGAACAAGCTTTGCAAGTTGTGTGATATAGAACAAGCTTTGCAAGTTGTGTGATATAGAACAAGCTTTGCAAGTTGTGTGATATAGAACAAGCTTTGCAAGTTGTGTGATATAGAACAAGCTTTGCAAGTTGTGTGATATAGAACAAGCTTTGCAAGTTGTGTGATATAGAACAAGCTTTGCAAGTTGTGTGTTATAGAACAAGCTTTGCAAGTTGTTTGTTCTTTTTGTTTCTCTTTCCATTTCACTTCTCATTTCTCACCATTTCAATTCTCATTTCTTTTCTAAATGGCTTCATCTTCTAATAATATCGAGGACATGATGTATGAAAAATTCGACCAAGTTTTCGATCAACAATTCGAAAATCGTTTCATTCATATCATGATGATCATCAAAATGCGGGAAAATCCAAAACAATACATCAACAATCGAAATCCAAAATAATACATCAACATGATTTTAACTAATCGGCTTTTTTTCGTTTCCGATTTGTATTTGTATTTTTAATATGCTTTTATGTCATTTTTATTAAAAAATTTATGTAAGCTTTTATTTTAAATCATTCAACTTTAAAAAAAAATAAAAAATTAAGAACCCCTATGAAGTTCTCCCATTAGAGCAGAAAAAAATTAATTATCCTAACATAGGTTCTTAGCTTCTCAAATCACCTAAGTAACTATTAATTTATTGATAAGAACCCATTAGAGGTTCCTACCAATGGACTTGCTCTTTTATTTATGCTCGTTTATTTATTTTTTGGGTAGAAATGTAAAAACAAAAAATATTTATAGAATCTCAAATATGTTTCGAATGAGATGGAGAAGACTAACAGAGCTTAGAAAACAGAGAACAAACATATTTCTATAAGCAGAACGTAAAATCTGCAACATGAAAACAACAGATTGCTAATCTAAGTGGTGTTTTCGCTTAAGATCATCAAACTTTAAGGAAAAAAAACTTTAAGATCATCAATCTTTGGATCAAATCATCATTGTTTACTACACTTTGGGCGGGGAGAGACATTAGAGCATCATTAACGCAGGGTTCTTAGTACAAGGTTCTTAGCAGAATATAAGAACCTGACTCTTAACTTTTAACTGAAAAAGTTAAGAGTCGGCTCTTAAATCTCTTATTTAAGAGACGACTCTTAACTTTTTCAGTTAAAAGTTAAGAGTCAGGTTCTTATATTCTGCTAAGAACCTTGTACTAAGAACCCTGCGTTAATGATGCTCTTAGTACGTTGATTATATCCTTTCGAATATTGATCACCATTTGGATATGAGTTTGGTAATGACTGGATATGTCTTCTTTTATTTTGTTCTCGTCAAATGCTACAAATTATTGCTTGGAAAGCTAAACGAACTAAAAGATAATCAGCTAACTAAGGTCAAGCTGGTTATATCAGGAAGTGAAATGTAATGTTTCTCTGTTTTTTGGAGAAGAAAAGGTTCTTGAAATCATTCGACCATATTTCCATAAAATAGTACATCCTATCCAGCATCATCATTCTTGAAATCATATGTTCTTTTACATTTTTTTTACTTATCCTGCATTTTCTTTAATTCTGAAAGGGTTATATTCGTCTTTCATTCTAAATTATAATCCACTAGACCAATTGTGTTTTTTCATTACTGCTTCTAACAATTGGGGCAACATGAATTATGAATTAAAAAGCACACACATTAAAACAAAACAAAAAAAACACTTAATTATTAGTAACACATTTTTATCTCTGTGTCAACACAAATTGCAAAAATAAAACACATAAATTACTTAGTAACATTCATAGAGTTTAATATCCATCTTAACACGGAAATACTTCGCCCCTTGAAATATGTCCGTCACGAAGGTAGCGATCCCACGAGCCATGAAGAAATCACCAGTCCCACCGACGACCGATAGATCTCTTGTCGGCTCCATCATCAAATCCGCACCCATTATGTTCAGTGTACCTTTGTGTTCCGTCGAGTTAAACACCAAGGTGTAGCAAAACCACGCATTGTAGTCTGTCTTCATGTCATAGAAATAGAAGCCTTGTGCACGAGCCAGGGGTTCCGATAGATAGTTCTTGTCCATTGTTATGGGGCCGTCAAAGATCACAAACTTACCAAACTTAAAGTTTCCTAATCCAGGAGGGCTCACGATAGCGGCTGACGTTGCGTTTGCTACATTGTCGCCATCATAGAGGATATCATGGAAGTAGAAGGAGAAATGTTTGCATGGTTTTTTCTGATCCAATGTTTTTCGGGACGAATAAACGGTATCGAAGAGTAGAACTAGAAGGAAGAATGAGAAGAGTGATTTGAAGAGTTTTTTCTCTACAAGAGATGTCATGGTTAGCTAGAGACGACTAGTGAGTTTGTGTGTACTGAAGATCACTTAAAGCCCATTTATATAGAAGTATTATTCACTTAATTTAAGCAAGAGAATTTATTTAAATAGTGAAAGAATTTTAAAAGTTTAGGGGGCCTTCTAAATGGGTTGTTGATGTTTTGTCAATTTATACTTAAAATCCAAATTAGCGTGAAAATAAGGTTTTAAGATCATGTGCAACGGACCAAGCGTGGTTGGTGGCAACCAGTTAATTTCACTTTCTTGAAAGTTTTAATGATTTAATACTATCAACCCGTTTGGTGATCAATGTTGGGTCCAACCTAAAAGCATAAAGTCGAAGGCTGATTAAACAGCAAGTTGAGTATAATAAATAAACCTAAATTGACATAAAGGAAACTGTTATGCGAAAATTGCCTTGAATTACATGTGCCCATCACTCATGGGCGGGTGCATATGGATAACAATTAGGTAACTTGTACAATAAAAAACCAAACCACGTTCTAGCTTTGCTTCTAAGGTTGCTACTAATTACCATTTTTCTTCGTTGATAGAAATTTTATATAATACCGAAATATTTCTAATTTGTAGTTTCTGTATAACTTTAGCATCTAGAATACTTAATCGTATGTTTTCCTTTGACATTCCTATAATTTGATTCATTTAATTTTGAGAATGTATAAAGATGTTCGAATGGTAATAAGCGCTCACACACACAAATGAAAATGGAACTGTGCTTCATTTAGACCATTCACATCCATGGTCTATAAGAAAAATCTTCTCACATTTTGTTAAAATATTAATTTTTCCATTTCAATATATATGATGTTTTAAGAGATTTTTGTTGTTTCATAATATAAAATATTTTTAATTATCTAGGTAATCTTTTGGGATCAAATCTAAGTAATTTTAACTTTATAAAAAATTATGTACCCAATCGTGTCTAAACTATTTTATATGTAATTAATATGTGTGCATTGAGTCAAAACATCGTGTAATACGAAAATGGTGAAATATTATTTTTGATGAACTTTTCCTGCAAATACTCCGATATTGTGGACCTCTTAGTATTGTGATTGGCCTGTAACACTAGATTTTAATCATTTTATACGTACTTAAACTCACATGAGATGTTAGCAAGAAAAATACCTAACGTATAGCTACGCCAGCTTGTTTGACTGAACGATGAATTTTACAAAGTAGAGATCCTGTACCTATTTCATAATTGCCAAAAACAAATTATTTCAGATTTTAGAGACCTATAAAAATTAAAGATTTAAAATACCTTTGTTAGCAAATAAACATTTAAAAAGGTGATGTCGTAATAATTCATCGATTTTTTTCTTTCTTAAAATCACGAATAAAAATTGGAATGATTACTGAAAAGGATCAGGTTTATATATATAAAGTATTTTATATGATTATTGTATTTTGGCGATAAATGTATAATACATGGCTATGCTCATGGAGAGCAATTATTCCCACTATTGCTTTACTTTCGGTGTAAGACTAACATATAAACTAAGAAACATTCGATCAATTATATTTGTCACTAAGTGCTTCCTAATACATGAACTATAAGCATAAAAAGACAAAAAGTCAAGCAAGAGGGGTTTATAATCTTAAAAACAATTCCAAGGGTTTAGTTGCCTAACTCCTCTTTTGTCCCTTACTGATATCAAAATGGACCTATTTTGAAAGCAGATGGTGTTTGGTTTATGAAAAAACAACTTGAGAAAACTTAATTCACAAAGAAGTTATCTTGCACAAAACTGCAACCAAAAAAAAAATAATAGAGAACACTATCCCAAAAACGGCTCTGAAACCATGAAGCCGAAGATACTATGACTCCAAAAGAGGTCGAGAGCTATAGTATTCACCTTTGACTAAGGACTAGTAAACACATGATAATCAAACTTTCCCGCTCACCCATCGCTCCTTTTCTGGCGACACGGGGCAGAATCGTCAAAGGCTGCAAGAAGGGTTTCATTTCTTGTGGTTGGGCCCAGCGAATCTACCAAATTTAATTCAGCACCCTTTCAACCTAATCTCAAAACTCATGTTTTGTGGGATAGTTTTGACCAGTCTAAGAATTTTGATGGATTTATCAAAAAATTTACTGAAACTGATATATGTACTTATAATGTTATATATTTCTTCTTGAAGAGATTTTTTTTTTTTTTTTTTGCTAAAATGTGAATATCAAATTAATGAAAAGTTTAGGTTTACAAGCCTATTTTTGTGTTTCCTTGCCAAAATAAATAAAAACAAGGAAAACAACATGCGAGATTAGGGTGTTTTGGTCACCTAATCCATAATGACATAAGATATTTGAAAGTTTTCCTATGCCTTTGTGCTGTGATTGTGTTTCGGACTTCTCTGTCTATGGTCTTGAAGGTCACTTCAGTGTTGGTGAAGCCGTTGAGGTGCAAGGCCGAGTTGCGCTGTAGATCTTTGCTTACGTGACAAGAATCCTGAGCGTTGACTGTGCCGTTGCAGAAGATTGTCGAGTCCAAGAAAGCAGTTCTCCCCAGGTGAGGAACAGTTGGTGATGAGGTTGAAGACGCGCAAAGATTCGATTCCATAGAGAGACAGAGTAGTTACCACCAAGAATCTTGAAAAGAATATTGGTCTTCTTTCTATCGGTGGGTCGGGCTCATCATTTTCACCACCAACTTCGTCACCACCATCATCATATGCCTTTTCTATTAGAAATGTTTTCTCTTCTGCCCAAAAACGAATCATTCTTTCTAAACTGATAACCGTTATGGTATTTTGTGTATCTCGTTTCAACAATATTCTGAGGTACAATTTAAATATCAAGATCATGATTCGATGTGATTAAATTTAACTTTCCGCTATTGCCGAATACGGATTCACGGTCTTTCTAACTTCAAAATTACTCTACTCTATTATTTATGTTTTTAAGCCTATTATTTACTGTTTCATTCATTCTTTTGATTATTATGATTTAAAGCCTATATTATTTATTGTTCATCAATAAAATTATATAATCGATTGATGTGTAGAAACTTTAATTTCTACCACAAAACAACTGATCAAAGTAAAGATAAATTATATATGGAAATAACGCTATTCCGACGACATACCGACGACAAAAGTCCTCGGAAATAACTCCTCGAAAATAACTCCTCGAAAATTCATTTTTCCTCGGAAATCCCTCGGAAATTTCCGACGTAATTCCGAGGAACTGAATTTCCGAGGAAACTCCGAGGACCACTAGATCGTCAGAAAGTTCCTCGGAATATACTGAGGGAGGACTCCCTCGGTATATTCCGAGAAAATTTCCGATGGTCCAATTCTCGGAAGTTCCGACGAAATATTCCTCGGAATTCGCATCGGGAATTTCCGAGGAACGTGGCCCTCGAAAATTTCCGAGGAACGTAGCCCCTCGGAAAATTCCGAGGAACATTCTCTCGGATTTTTTTTTTAAATTCCGACGAATTATTCCAGGGAAAAGGTCGTCGGAAATTTCCGAGGGTGCTTTTCCTCGGAATTTCAAAAAATTTAAAATTTGTGAAATTTAAATTCGAAAATATAAAATTAAAATTAAAACTGAAAACATATTATAAAATTTAAAGTTCTACAAATAAAAATAAAACATTCCGAGTTTTTGGTTAAAAAAAAAAACTACGGGTCTTGAATGTTCGGGAACACCTCGTTCGGGTACATCATCTTCATCATCTCCATCATCTGCTCGTTCAGCCTCTTCTGTGTCTCATAGCCCGCCTGTTGAGCTGCCATCTGGGTCTCCAACGCAGATATCCGATCATCCTTGTCCTTCAGCTGAGCCGTAAGAACTTCTGGATCAACATATGGCGGTGGTGCAGAAGAAGGAGCAGCCNNNNNNNNNNNNNNNNNNNNNNNNNNNNNNNNNNNNNNNNNNNNNNNNNNNNNNNNNNNNNNNNNNNNNNNNNNNNNNNNNNNNNNNNNNNNNNNNNNNNNNNNNNNNNNNNNNNNNNNNNNNNNNNNNNNNNNNNNNNNNNNNNNNNNNNNNNNNNNNNNNNNNNNNNNNNNNNNNNNNNNNNNNNNNNNNNNNNNNNNNNNNNNNNNNNNNNNNNNNNNNNNNNNNNNNNNNNNNNNNNNNNNNNNNNNNNNNNNNNNNNNNNNNNNNNNNNNNNNNNNNNNNNNNNNNNNNNNNNNNNNNNNNNNNNNNNNNNNNNNNNNNNNNNNNNNNNNNNNNNNNNNNNNNNNNNNNNNNNNNNNNNNNNNNNNNNNNNNNNNNNNNNNNNNNNNNNNNNNNNNNNNNNNNNNNNNNNNNNNNNNNNNNNNNNNNNNNNNNNNNNNNNNNNNNNNNNNNNNNNNNNNNNNNNNNNNNNNNNNNNNNNNNNNNNNNNNNNNNNNNNNNNNNNNNNNNNNNNNNNNNNNNNNNNNNNNNNNNNNNNNNNNNNNNNNNNNNNNNNNNNNNNNNNNNNNNNNNNNNNNNNNNNNNNNNNNNNNNNNNNNNNNNNNNNNNNNNNNNNNNNNNNNNNNNNNNNNNNNNNNNNNNNNNNNNNNNNNNNNNNNNNNNNNNNNNNNNNNNNNNNNNNNNNNNNNNNNNNNNNNNNNNNNNNNNNNNNNNNNNNNNNNNNNNNNNNNNNNNNNNNNNNNNNNNNNNNNNNNNNNNNNNNNNNNNNNNNNNNNNNNNNNNNNNNNNNNNNNNNNNNNNNNNNNNNNNNNNNNNNNNNNNNNNNNNNNNNNNNNNNNNNNNNNNNNNNNNNNNNNNNNNNNNNNNNNNNNNNNNNNNNNNNNNNNNNNNNNNNNNNNNNNNNNNNNNNNNNNNNNNNNNNNNNNNNNNNNNNNNNNNNNNNNNNNNNNNNNNNNNNNNNNNNNNNNNNNNNNNNNNNNNNNNNNNNNNNNNNNNNNNNNNNNNNNNNNNNNNNNNNNNNNNNNNNNNNNNNNNNNNNNNNNNNNNNNNNNNNNNNNNNNNNNNNNNNNNNNNNNNNNNNNNNNNNNNNNNNNNNNNNNNNNNNNNNNNNNNNNNNNNNNNNNNNNNNNNNNNNNNNNNNNNNNNNNNNNNNNNNNNNNNNNNNNNNNNNNNNNNNNNNNNNNNNNNNNNNNNNNNNNNNNNNNNNNNNNNNNNNNNNNNNNNNNNNNNNNNNNNNNNNNNNNNNNNNNNNNNNNNNNNNNNNNNNNNNNNNNNNNNNNNNNNNNNNNNNNNNNNNNNNNNNNNNNNNNNNNNNNNNNNNNNNNNNNNNNNNNNNNNNNNNNNNNNNNNNNNNNNNNNNNNNNNNNNNNNNNNNNNNNNNNNNNNNNNNNNNNNNNNNNNNNNNNNNNNNNNNNNNNNNNNNNNNNNNNNNNNNNNNNNNNNNNNNNNNNNNNNNNNNNNNNNNNNNNNNNNNNNNNNNNNNNNNNNNNNNNNNNNNNNNNNNNNNNNNNNNNNNNNNNNNNNNNNNNNNNNNNNNNNNNNNNNNNNNNNNNNNNNNNNNNNNNNNNNNNNNNNNNNNNNNNNNNNNNNNNNNNNNNNNNNNNNNNNNNNNNNNNNNNNNNNNNNNNNNNNNNNNNNNNNNNNNNNNNNNNNNNNNNNNNNNNNNNNNNNNNNNNNNNNNNNNNNNNNNNNNNNNNNNNNNNNNNNNNNNNNNNNNNNNNNNNNNNNNNNNNNNNNNNNNNNNNNNNNNNNNNNNNNNNNNNNNNNNNNNNNNNNNNNNNNNNNNNNNNNNNNNNNNNNNNNNNNNNNNNNNNNNNNNNNNNNNNNNNNNNNNNNNNNNNNNNNNNNNNNNNNNNNNNNNNNNNNNNNNNNNNNNNNNNNNNNNNNNNNNNNNNNNNNNNNNNNNNNNNNNNNNNNNNNNNNNNNNNNNNNNNNNNNNNNNNNNNNNNNNNNNNNNNNNNNNNNNNNNNNNNNNNNNNNNNNNNNNNNNNNNNNNNNNNNNNNNNNNNNNNNNNNNNNNNNNNNNNNNNNNNNNNNNNNNNNNNNNNNNNNNNNNNNNNNNNNNNNNNNNNNNNNNNNNNNNNNNNNNNNNNNNNNNNNNNNNNNNNNNNNNNNNNNNNNNNNNNNNNNNNNNNNNNNNNNNNNNNNNNNNNNNNNNNNNNNNNNNNNNNNNNNNNNNNNNNNNNNNNNNNNNNNNNNNNNNNNNNNNNNNNNNNNNNNNNNNNNNNNNNNNNNNNNNNNNNNNNNNNNNNNNNNNNNNNNNNNNNNNNNNNNNNNNNNNNNNNNNNNNNNNNNNNNNNNNNNNNNNNNNNNNNNNNNNNNNNNNNNNNNNNNNNNNNNNNNNNNNNNNNNNNNNNNNNNNNNNNNNNNNNNNNNNNNNNNNNNNNNNNNNNNNNNNNNNNNNNNNNNNNNNNNNNNNNNNNNNNNNNNNNNNNNNNNNNNNNNNNNNNNNNNNNNNTGATGATACCAAATTTTGTAACTTCGTGTAAACTCACTCAAATATAGATGAGTCCAAACATCTCACTCTTTAATAACCTTTCTATTTTTACAATTCGAGCAAGGACATCTTAACATACCTGTTTTTGCTTCCGGTTGTCGGTGAACTAACCCCATGAATTCGGTTATACCTCGTTGGTATTCTTCCGTAAGCAATCTCGTGTTCGGATCCAAATGAGGTCGATCGATCCAAGAATGAAAAAAATTTGAAGAAGACATATTTTTTATGAATCAAATTCGTGTGTAAAGAGAGTAAGAGGGAGGATGAAGATATGGAGTGAATGAAGAGGAAGAGGGGTGCTTGTATTTATAGTTGAAATCCTGCCGACAGACCGAGAAAATTCTGATGGAAACGGCTAGTTCGTCGGAATTTCCTCGGAATTTTTAAAATCCCCCAACGGCTCTCTAACGGCTATAATATATCCTCGGAATTCATTGGTTTTTTCCGAGGAATACGTTTTTCCTCGGTATTTCATAAGAATATTCCGACGGATTAGTATTTCCTCGGAATTCCGTCGATATATTCCGAGGAAATTCCGAGGAAACCAAATTTTGTGTTTCCTCGGAATTTCCTCGGAAATTCCTCGGGATATTCCGAGGATTTCCTTTTTCGTCGGAATGTCCATCAGAATACCGCTGTTTTCTTGTAGTGGTTATCCGTCTCCTCATTGAATACAAGTGATGATTTTTTGTTTAAAACCGCTTTCTGTTGGTTTAATCTTTGTACTAGAGAGTGACCCGCCCTCGGAGGGCGGGTATATTATTTGTTTTGTATATATTATTTAAAATTAAATTTATATATTTGTTTCTTTCCTTGTAATATATATGTATTTTTTGTAATCATACTTGTGTTTTTATCAACAAACGTATTTGCGTAATTTAAAAAAATGATTAGTAAAGTATTTGTATAATTGTATTGAATTTATTATATTGTTAAATTATACATTTGTGTCATAGCCTTTAACACGTTAATATGGTACTTTATTTTCAAACTGTTATTTTGTTAAAAAATAACAAAATATTGTTACAGTTTTGTTTAGTAAAAAAATAGTAATTAAATAGATAGATTAAATAAATAAAATAAAAATAAAAATTAAACATGATTTAATTTCGCATATAATTATAATTACATTATTATTACACATAATAATTTGTATACCAATTATAAATGAATTATGTAAATCAAAGTCCATGGCCCAATTTTAATAGGTTTTGTAAATTAAATGTTTATGGCCCAAATATATTGATGCAGTTAGGTGAGAACTGATGTGGTGGTTATTAGGTTAACTGATGCGGTGGTTATCGTATAAAGTTTGTATTTTTCTTATATACAGTTATCATATCAAAAGGTAGGTATCATGGAAAATATTTGTTGGACTCAACTAACAACAATAGGTCACACTTGTGTTTTAATAGAATAGATTTGGGTTCGGTTTTATCACACGAACCGGTAGAATACCATCATTATGCCTAGTCATTAGATATTCACAGCATGTCCAGAAACTAGGCTCCACGATACCACAACTCATACTCGACGAAAAAGAAAACTACAAACGATAAGAAATCTAGAAAGACACCTTCTATTCCTCAACTTCACCATAGAGCATTTAAATTTATCAGCTAAACAATCAATGTTTAGTCTCAGACGGTTCATTTAAGATTGATCTAAAAAGTTATGAGTCCGATATTCAATACCAGCGATTAGGCATGTGCGATCGGTTTTCGGTTTGATTCGATTCTTTTGGTTTTCAGATTTTTTCGGTTCTCGAGATATAGGAACCATTCAGTTATCTATAAAATTTGGTTCGGATTCAGTTCAGTTATTTTGATTTTCGGTTCAGTTCGGATAACAATTATAAGAACCGACTAATATCCAATAAACTATCAGTTCCAATTCGGTTTCGGTTGGATTATATTTTTTTGGTTAGTTTTAGATACTCGGGGATACAAAAAACAGATTTTTCATGTTTTTAGATTAATAAATCGGGTGATGCCAAAAAAAAGATTAATAAATCGGGTAATTCGAATAAATTTTAATATTTTGGATAAAACTATTCAGCTAGTT
This sequence is a window from Brassica oleracea var. oleracea cultivar TO1000 chromosome C1, BOL, whole genome shotgun sequence. Protein-coding genes within it:
- the LOC106293644 gene encoding dirigent protein 6-like, with product MTSLVEKKLFKSLFSFFLLVLLFDTVYSSRKTLDQKKPCKHFSFYFHDILYDGDNVANATSAAIVSPPGLGNFKFGKFVIFDGPITMDKNYLSEPLARAQGFYFYDMKTDYNAWFCYTLVFNSTEHKGTLNIMGADLMMEPTRDLSVVGGTGDFFMARGIATFVTDIFQGAKYFRVKMDIKLYECY